In Vibrio marisflavi CECT 7928, the following are encoded in one genomic region:
- a CDS encoding riboflavin synthase, whose product MFTGIVEAVGTLTALERKGEDMRISVNVGSLDMSDVKLGDSIATNGVCLTVVEMTTTSYKADLSLETLNKSGFADYQVGDKVNLEKAMLPTTRFGGHIVSGHVDCVGKIIDCQQRGRAFEYWVEIPQALTKYVAEKGSITVDGISLTINALSKSSFKLTIVPHTSSETTISDFQLGRRVNIEVDLLARYMERLLNGNQENQEPESRLTLDFLKDNGFA is encoded by the coding sequence ATGTTTACAGGAATTGTTGAAGCAGTAGGAACACTCACTGCTTTAGAAAGAAAAGGTGAAGATATGAGGATCAGCGTAAACGTTGGTTCTCTTGATATGTCCGATGTAAAGTTAGGTGACAGTATAGCAACCAATGGTGTTTGCTTAACCGTTGTCGAAATGACGACAACGAGCTACAAAGCTGATCTGTCACTAGAAACACTTAACAAGTCGGGCTTTGCTGACTATCAGGTCGGGGACAAGGTTAATCTTGAAAAAGCGATGCTACCGACGACTCGCTTCGGTGGGCATATTGTTTCTGGTCATGTGGACTGTGTCGGTAAAATCATTGATTGCCAGCAAAGGGGCAGGGCTTTTGAGTATTGGGTCGAAATTCCTCAAGCGCTCACTAAATATGTGGCAGAGAAGGGCTCTATCACCGTTGATGGTATTAGCTTGACGATAAATGCACTGTCTAAGTCTTCTTTTAAACTGACGATTGTTCCGCATACTTCTAGCGAAACCACTATCAGTGATTTCCAACTTGGTAGACGAGTTAACATCGAAGTAGACTTACTGGCTCGTTATATGGAAAGGCTTCTGAATGGTAACCAAGAAAACCAAGAGCCTGAGTCTAGATTGACCCTAGACTTCCTCAAAGACAACGGGTTTGCTTGA
- the ribD gene encoding bifunctional diaminohydroxyphosphoribosylaminopyrimidine deaminase/5-amino-6-(5-phosphoribosylamino)uracil reductase RibD, which yields MSVYQSIDYQLMLRAIEMAKNGMFTTAPNPNVGCVIAHGEDIVGEGFHYKAGEAHAEVHALKAAGDKAKGATVYVTLEPCSHYGRTPPCSEALIKAGVSKVVCAMEDPNPKVAGQGIQMLRQAGIEVLVGLMEEEAHALNRGFIKLMKTGLPFVQLKMAASIDGQTALSNGESQWITSSLARSDVQHFRSKACAVLSTSKTVIDDDASLNVRWSELPECTQQKYPESELRQPVRIILDKNNNLSSSLKLFQADGEIVVVNSEEGNLDSPIDESGQFDLAELFRRLAKSHHINHIWVEAGATLGKSLIQAGLVDELVLYLAPKIMGSDGKGLFGALGIESMQDVININIQDVRHVGPDLRLVATLN from the coding sequence ATGTCTGTATATCAATCAATCGATTATCAATTAATGTTACGCGCCATAGAAATGGCGAAAAACGGTATGTTCACTACAGCACCGAACCCTAACGTCGGATGCGTGATTGCTCACGGTGAAGATATTGTTGGTGAAGGCTTTCACTACAAAGCTGGTGAGGCGCATGCTGAAGTGCATGCTTTGAAAGCCGCAGGTGATAAAGCTAAAGGGGCAACGGTGTATGTTACTTTAGAACCTTGCTCGCACTATGGGCGAACGCCACCTTGTTCTGAGGCGCTGATTAAAGCTGGTGTGAGCAAAGTCGTCTGCGCAATGGAAGATCCAAACCCGAAGGTTGCAGGTCAGGGTATCCAGATGCTTAGGCAAGCTGGTATTGAAGTGCTTGTCGGTTTAATGGAAGAAGAAGCTCACGCGTTAAATCGTGGCTTTATCAAATTAATGAAAACTGGGCTGCCTTTTGTCCAGTTAAAAATGGCTGCGAGCATCGATGGACAAACCGCGCTATCGAATGGTGAGAGCCAATGGATCACTTCCTCTTTAGCTCGTAGTGATGTTCAACACTTTCGATCTAAAGCGTGTGCCGTGTTATCAACAAGTAAAACCGTAATTGATGACGATGCTTCACTCAATGTGCGTTGGAGTGAATTGCCTGAATGTACTCAGCAGAAATACCCTGAAAGTGAGCTTCGCCAACCTGTCCGAATCATATTGGATAAAAACAATAATCTGTCTTCTTCTCTTAAGCTGTTTCAAGCAGATGGTGAAATCGTTGTCGTCAATAGTGAAGAGGGCAACTTAGACTCCCCTATCGATGAAAGTGGTCAATTTGATTTGGCCGAGTTATTTCGCCGCTTAGCTAAAAGCCATCATATCAATCATATCTGGGTTGAAGCGGGAGCGACTTTGGGCAAATCTCTGATTCAAGCAGGGCTAGTTGATGAGTTAGTGCTTTATCTTGCTCCTAAAATTATGGGCAGTGATGGTAAGGGCTTGTTCGGCGCATTAGGGATTGAGTCAATGCAGGATGTAATCAATATTAATATTCAGGATGTTCGCCATGTAGGTCCAGATTTACGCTTGGTTGCAACTTTGAATTAG
- a CDS encoding aminoacyl-histidine dipeptidase has translation MSDTHSEISNLSPNLIWHFFDKICSIPHPSKHEDALAQYIVDWATEQNLQVKRDEVGNVFIKKPATPGMENKKGVVLQAHIDMVPQKNEDTDHDFVADPIRPYIDGEWVTAKGTTLGADNGIGMASCLAVLASEDLKHGPIEVLLTIDEEAGMTGASNLQPGWLDGEILLNTDSEQEGEVYMGCAGGIDGAISFTISTDSMPEGYVSRELTLKGLKGGHSGCDINTGRGNANKLLARFLAAHSQELDLRLINFRGGSLRNAIPREAFAQIAVPQENQAKLDKLYSEFTQLIQTELGSIETDIVTFNEEIASVEEVFSVNDQQRVIATLNACPNGVVRMSDDVEGVVETSLNVGVVTTEGNTLTILCLIRSLIESGRVQVESTLRSVAELANANIEFSGAYPGWKPDPNSEIMAVFRDMYEGIYGNKPNIMVIHAGLECGLFKEPYPNMDMVSFGPTIKFPHSPDEKVKIDTVELFWEQMVALLGNIPEKK, from the coding sequence GTGTCTGATACTCATTCTGAAATTAGTAACCTATCGCCTAACTTGATTTGGCATTTTTTTGACAAGATCTGTTCTATTCCTCACCCTTCTAAACATGAGGACGCGTTGGCTCAATACATTGTAGATTGGGCAACCGAGCAAAACCTACAAGTAAAACGAGACGAAGTAGGCAATGTTTTCATTAAGAAACCAGCAACACCTGGTATGGAAAATAAAAAAGGCGTGGTGCTTCAAGCTCATATCGATATGGTTCCTCAGAAAAATGAAGATACCGACCACGACTTTGTTGCTGACCCGATCCGCCCTTATATTGATGGCGAATGGGTCACAGCGAAAGGCACAACTTTGGGTGCAGACAACGGTATTGGCATGGCTTCATGCCTTGCTGTACTTGCTTCAGAAGATCTAAAGCACGGCCCTATCGAAGTACTCCTTACTATTGATGAAGAAGCGGGTATGACAGGCGCTTCTAACCTGCAACCTGGTTGGCTTGACGGCGAAATTCTGCTCAATACTGACTCAGAACAGGAAGGAGAAGTCTACATGGGCTGCGCTGGCGGCATTGATGGCGCTATATCCTTTACTATATCTACTGATTCAATGCCTGAAGGGTACGTATCTCGAGAACTAACCTTAAAAGGGCTAAAAGGCGGCCACTCTGGTTGTGACATTAATACAGGCCGAGGTAACGCCAATAAACTATTAGCAAGATTTTTAGCAGCCCATAGTCAAGAGTTGGATCTTCGACTGATTAACTTTAGAGGCGGTAGTTTACGCAACGCTATTCCTCGTGAAGCCTTTGCTCAAATAGCCGTTCCACAAGAAAACCAAGCTAAGCTAGACAAGCTTTACTCTGAGTTTACCCAGTTAATTCAAACTGAGCTAGGTAGTATCGAAACTGATATAGTCACGTTCAATGAAGAAATAGCATCAGTAGAAGAAGTATTCTCTGTAAACGATCAGCAAAGAGTAATTGCTACTCTGAACGCTTGCCCAAATGGCGTAGTCAGAATGAGCGATGATGTTGAAGGCGTAGTTGAAACCTCTCTAAATGTTGGCGTAGTAACAACAGAAGGGAACACACTAACGATCTTATGCCTAATCCGCTCATTGATTGAATCTGGGCGTGTTCAAGTAGAAAGTACTTTGCGATCAGTTGCTGAACTAGCAAATGCAAACATTGAGTTTTCTGGTGCCTACCCTGGCTGGAAGCCTGATCCAAACTCTGAAATCATGGCCGTTTTCCGTGATATGTATGAAGGCATTTACGGCAACAAACCAAATATTATGGTTATCCATGCTGGCCTTGAATGTGGTCTATTTAAAGAACCGTATCCAAACATGGACATGGTTTCATTTGGACCGACTATCAAATTCCCTCACTCTCCTGATGAAAAAGTGAAGATCGATACTGTCGAACTATTTTGGGAGCAAATGGTCGCGCTACTGGGCAATATTCCAGAGAAAAAGTAA
- a CDS encoding NCS2 family permease — protein sequence MLEKLFKLGENGTNVKTEVVAGMTTFLTMAYIIFVNPAILSSTGMDHGSVFVATCLAAAIGCFVMGLWANLPIAQAPGMGLNAFFTYSVVLGMGYTWQVALAAVFMSGCLFILLSLVKIRELIIDSIPLSLRTGISAGIGLFLAFIALKNAGIVVASPATFVTLGKITSLQAVLACVGFFITIGLVQRGVKGAVMIAILAVTGLGLIFGDVQWHGIVSAPPSIAPTFLQLDFSGLLNVGMISVVFAFLFVDLFDTAGTLVGVASKADLIDENGKIPRIGRALLADSTATSIGALLGTSNTTSYVESISGVAEGGRTGLTAVVVGVFFLLALFFSPLAGMIPAYATSGALFYVAILMLSGLVNVDWRDLTEAAPVVVTCLLMPLTFSIAEGISFGFISYAAIKIFSGKGREVSISVYVLAAIFIVKYIVG from the coding sequence ATGCTAGAAAAGCTATTTAAACTCGGTGAAAATGGGACAAATGTTAAGACTGAAGTTGTCGCAGGAATGACGACGTTCTTAACAATGGCTTATATCATATTTGTAAATCCGGCTATTTTGTCATCAACAGGTATGGACCATGGCTCGGTCTTTGTTGCCACGTGTTTAGCGGCTGCTATTGGCTGTTTTGTTATGGGGCTGTGGGCGAATTTGCCAATCGCTCAAGCACCTGGAATGGGACTCAATGCTTTTTTTACCTACTCAGTAGTATTAGGTATGGGTTATACATGGCAAGTCGCATTGGCCGCAGTATTTATGTCAGGCTGTTTATTCATACTTTTGAGCTTGGTGAAAATTCGCGAGCTCATCATCGATTCAATCCCTCTTTCTCTGCGAACTGGTATTTCTGCGGGGATTGGCTTGTTTCTAGCGTTTATTGCGTTAAAGAATGCAGGCATTGTCGTGGCCAGCCCAGCCACATTTGTCACGCTAGGTAAAATCACCTCACTACAAGCTGTGTTAGCGTGTGTCGGCTTCTTTATTACTATTGGGTTAGTGCAACGCGGAGTGAAGGGCGCGGTAATGATTGCTATTTTAGCAGTCACAGGTCTTGGTCTAATATTTGGAGATGTGCAATGGCATGGCATTGTGTCAGCGCCACCAAGTATTGCGCCAACGTTCTTACAGCTCGATTTTTCAGGGTTACTTAATGTTGGAATGATTTCAGTTGTATTCGCATTCCTTTTTGTAGACCTATTTGATACAGCGGGAACATTAGTTGGTGTTGCTTCAAAGGCAGATCTTATTGATGAAAATGGCAAGATTCCGCGAATTGGTCGTGCTTTATTAGCAGACTCTACTGCTACGTCTATTGGTGCTCTACTTGGCACATCAAATACAACCTCTTACGTGGAAAGTATTTCTGGTGTTGCGGAAGGTGGAAGAACAGGTTTAACAGCCGTTGTTGTTGGTGTTTTCTTCTTGCTTGCTTTATTCTTCTCACCACTTGCGGGCATGATACCTGCCTATGCGACATCTGGAGCTCTTTTTTACGTTGCTATCTTGATGTTATCAGGGCTAGTCAACGTGGATTGGCGAGATTTAACAGAGGCAGCACCAGTTGTAGTGACTTGCCTCTTGATGCCACTGACATTTTCGATCGCTGAAGGGATTTCTTTTGGCTTTATTTCTTATGCCGCGATAAAAATATTTAGTGGTAAGGGACGTGAAGTGTCGATCAGTGTATACGTTTTAGCGGCTATTTTTATAGTGAAATACATTGTCGGTTAA
- the nusB gene encoding transcription antitermination factor NusB yields MGASVKPAARRNARQFALQAIYSWQITKENVATVEEQFLSGGKYDEEEHHAAEPALTAPETDVNYFRELLTGVVLNHTDLDCKLRPYLSRPMQDLDMMELALLRMAMYEMTRCEDVPYKVVINEAIELAKVFAAEDSHKFVNGVLDKAAPHVRKK; encoded by the coding sequence ATGGGGGCGAGTGTGAAACCAGCCGCACGACGAAATGCACGTCAATTTGCTTTGCAAGCTATTTATTCTTGGCAAATCACTAAAGAAAATGTTGCTACAGTTGAAGAGCAATTTTTATCGGGAGGCAAGTATGATGAAGAAGAGCATCATGCTGCCGAGCCTGCTCTAACAGCGCCGGAAACCGATGTTAACTATTTCCGCGAGCTATTAACTGGTGTTGTGCTTAATCACACAGATCTTGATTGCAAGCTGAGACCTTATCTATCTCGTCCAATGCAAGACTTGGACATGATGGAGCTTGCGCTACTTCGTATGGCAATGTACGAAATGACTCGCTGTGAAGATGTCCCTTACAAAGTTGTGATTAACGAAGCGATAGAGCTTGCTAAAGTTTTCGCTGCCGAAGATAGTCACAAGTTTGTTAATGGGGTGCTGGACAAAGCCGCGCCTCATGTTCGCAAAAAATAA
- a CDS encoding glutamate-5-semialdehyde dehydrogenase, with protein sequence MDLIKMGEAAKRASYSLATASTAQKNLALQTIADQLEQSSAAILAANEKDISSGREAGLGEAMLDRLLLNEQRIKAIADDVRNVIGLNDPVGSEIDSKVLPNGMSLARRRVPLGVVGVIYEARPNVTIDIAALCLKTGNASILRGGKETFFTNIELVKVIQTALQEAGLPSESVQYIEKPDRELVSQLLKLDQYVDMIIPRGGAGLHKMCKENSTIPVIIGGFGISHIFVDESADLSKSVDIVENAKTQRPSTCNTVDTLLVHKKVAAEFLPKLVAQLSDKVKLVAEPKAKSHLSNSANLVDAQDGDFDTEWLSLTLGVKVVEDIDEAIEHMREHNASHSDAIMTNSLSHAEQFINSVDTAAVYVNASTRFTDGAQFGLGAEVAVSTQKLHARGPMGLEELTSYKWVGKADYLSRA encoded by the coding sequence TTGGATCTAATCAAAATGGGAGAGGCGGCTAAGCGTGCTTCGTATAGCTTAGCGACTGCTTCTACCGCACAAAAAAATTTAGCACTACAAACCATTGCGGATCAGCTTGAGCAGAGCTCAGCAGCCATTTTAGCGGCAAATGAAAAAGATATCAGCTCAGGTCGAGAAGCAGGGTTGGGAGAGGCAATGCTTGATCGTTTGCTTCTCAATGAGCAAAGAATCAAAGCTATCGCGGACGATGTTCGCAATGTTATTGGCTTAAACGACCCTGTTGGTAGCGAAATTGACAGCAAAGTATTGCCCAATGGAATGTCTCTAGCTCGTCGTAGAGTTCCGTTAGGTGTTGTGGGCGTTATCTATGAAGCTCGGCCAAATGTCACGATAGATATTGCGGCGCTTTGTCTTAAAACGGGAAATGCTAGTATTTTGCGTGGCGGTAAAGAGACGTTCTTTACGAATATAGAACTGGTTAAAGTTATTCAGACTGCTCTGCAAGAAGCAGGTTTACCTTCTGAGTCCGTACAATATATCGAAAAGCCTGATAGAGAGCTGGTTTCCCAGCTGCTAAAACTGGATCAGTATGTCGATATGATTATCCCAAGAGGCGGGGCTGGCCTGCACAAAATGTGTAAAGAGAACAGCACAATTCCCGTTATTATCGGTGGATTTGGTATCAGCCATATATTTGTAGATGAGAGCGCAGATTTATCCAAATCTGTAGATATCGTAGAGAATGCGAAAACTCAGCGGCCATCTACCTGTAATACTGTCGATACCTTACTTGTGCACAAGAAAGTCGCAGCAGAGTTTTTGCCAAAATTGGTCGCGCAATTATCTGATAAAGTGAAACTTGTGGCCGAGCCAAAGGCGAAATCTCATCTATCAAACAGTGCTAATTTAGTCGATGCTCAAGATGGTGATTTTGATACCGAGTGGCTGAGTCTTACTCTTGGAGTGAAGGTTGTTGAAGATATTGATGAGGCAATTGAGCATATGCGAGAGCACAATGCCAGTCACTCAGATGCCATTATGACCAATAGCCTAAGCCATGCTGAGCAGTTTATTAACTCGGTAGACACTGCCGCGGTGTATGTCAATGCATCTACTCGTTTTACAGATGGAGCACAGTTCGGTTTGGGAGCAGAAGTTGCAGTCTCTACGCAGAAATTACACGCACGTGGTCCAATGGGGCTAGAGGAACTCACAAGTTATAAGTGGGTGGGTAAAGCGGATTATTTATCACGCGCTTAG
- the frsA gene encoding esterase FrsA, translated as MSEPSSKNLSEVLFAKHKQAKETSALTEYLPSSQEILEKKKVEDDAAWYRIVRRLQWVWQGVDPIDQEEVLAKIASSDGSRTSDEQLDTVMGYRSGNWAYEWTKLGMTYQRGSRELEGESAADSLFNASLCFSIAGYPHLKNDSLARQAQTLANNAYAEAAKKTKYVVKPIEVPYKNKKIVANLHLSSTEKPQPVVIVSAGLDTLQTDMWRLFRDYLAPRNIAMLTVDMPSLGHSRHWTLTEDTSCLHQAVLNELPNLPWVDHHKVGLFGFRFGGNAMIRLSFLEQTKIKACVALGAPIHDILSSPSKMAGMPKMYIDVLASRLGKSVVDLNSLSKRLAAWSLKIQGFLSSRKTQVPIMALSLDNDFMSPYSDNQLVAMFSHGGEAKKINSKIISQGYEQSLDLAIKWLEKELFR; from the coding sequence ATGTCAGAACCATCTAGCAAAAACTTATCAGAAGTCCTGTTCGCTAAGCATAAACAAGCGAAAGAAACATCAGCACTCACAGAATACTTACCAAGTAGTCAAGAAATCTTGGAGAAGAAAAAGGTCGAAGATGATGCTGCATGGTATCGAATAGTTAGAAGGCTACAATGGGTTTGGCAGGGCGTTGACCCTATTGATCAAGAAGAAGTGCTAGCCAAAATTGCTTCGTCTGATGGTTCGCGTACCAGTGATGAACAATTAGATACTGTAATGGGTTACCGCAGTGGCAACTGGGCTTATGAATGGACAAAGCTGGGGATGACATACCAAAGAGGTTCACGTGAGCTAGAGGGAGAGTCCGCAGCTGATTCACTTTTTAATGCGTCACTATGTTTTAGTATCGCAGGCTATCCACATTTAAAGAATGACAGTCTAGCGCGCCAAGCTCAAACGTTAGCTAACAACGCTTACGCTGAGGCAGCAAAGAAAACCAAGTATGTGGTTAAACCTATTGAAGTGCCATACAAGAACAAGAAAATCGTGGCGAATTTGCACCTTTCTAGTACAGAAAAGCCTCAACCAGTGGTAATTGTTAGTGCTGGCTTAGATACTTTACAAACCGATATGTGGCGTCTATTCAGAGATTATTTGGCACCAAGGAATATCGCGATGCTGACTGTTGATATGCCTTCACTTGGCCATAGCCGCCACTGGACGCTAACTGAAGATACGTCTTGCCTGCACCAAGCGGTATTGAATGAATTGCCAAACCTTCCTTGGGTAGATCACCATAAAGTGGGCTTATTTGGCTTCCGCTTTGGTGGTAATGCAATGATTAGGCTTTCGTTCCTGGAGCAGACTAAGATAAAAGCGTGCGTTGCATTGGGAGCACCTATTCACGATATTCTTTCTTCTCCAAGTAAAATGGCTGGAATGCCAAAGATGTACATCGATGTATTGGCATCTAGACTCGGAAAATCTGTTGTTGACTTAAATAGCTTGTCTAAAAGGCTCGCAGCTTGGTCTTTGAAAATTCAAGGCTTTTTGTCTAGTCGTAAAACTCAGGTTCCAATTATGGCACTGAGTTTAGACAATGACTTTATGTCTCCGTATTCCGACAACCAGCTGGTTGCTATGTTTAGTCACGGTGGTGAAGCGAAGAAAATAAACAGTAAGATAATTTCACAAGGATATGAGCAATCCCTCGATTTAGCGATAAAGTGGTTGGAAAAAGAGCTATTTAGGTGA
- the proB gene encoding glutamate 5-kinase: MTEKQQRNDSSLRKTIVVKLGTSVLTGGTLALDKAHMVDLVRQCAELKKLGHSVVIVSSGAMAAGREHLGYPALPNAMASKQLLAAVGQSQLIQVWESLFSIYGIKIGQMLLTRADLDDRERFLNARDTIHALVDNDIIPVVNENDAVATSEIKVGDNDNLCALVGILCSADKLLLLTDQKGLFTADPRKDPDAQLIKEVRAIDSTLRKIAGGSGTTLGTGGMATKLQAADIARRAGIEVIIAAGSAENVIVDCMSDNPHGTRFLPLEEALENRKKWILAGPAAVGDIIIDDGAAMAVINKGSSLLAKGVVKVSGQFARGDVARVTNKQGDLIAKGLSSYSSVDLAKIVGKHSKDIANILGYDYGSEVIHRDDLVVIQD, encoded by the coding sequence ATGACAGAAAAACAGCAGAGAAATGATAGCTCTCTTCGCAAGACCATTGTGGTGAAGCTAGGTACCAGTGTTTTGACTGGTGGAACTTTGGCACTCGATAAAGCGCATATGGTCGATTTAGTCCGACAATGTGCCGAGCTTAAAAAATTGGGCCACTCTGTTGTCATTGTTTCTTCAGGCGCAATGGCAGCGGGGCGTGAGCATTTAGGCTACCCTGCGTTGCCCAATGCGATGGCTAGTAAGCAATTACTCGCCGCTGTCGGTCAAAGTCAACTTATTCAAGTTTGGGAGTCTTTGTTTTCTATCTACGGCATTAAAATTGGTCAAATGTTGCTAACTCGCGCCGATCTGGATGACAGGGAGCGTTTTTTAAATGCAAGAGACACCATTCATGCCTTAGTCGACAACGATATTATCCCTGTTGTTAATGAAAATGACGCTGTTGCAACCAGTGAAATTAAGGTTGGCGACAATGATAACTTGTGTGCTTTGGTTGGCATTTTGTGTAGTGCTGATAAGTTGTTACTTTTGACCGACCAAAAAGGGTTGTTCACCGCTGATCCGCGCAAGGACCCAGATGCTCAGTTGATAAAAGAAGTTCGAGCTATTGATTCAACTCTAAGAAAAATAGCAGGTGGCAGTGGCACGACTCTTGGTACTGGTGGCATGGCGACAAAGCTTCAAGCTGCTGATATTGCTCGCCGAGCTGGGATTGAAGTCATTATCGCAGCTGGCAGTGCAGAGAATGTGATTGTCGACTGTATGAGTGACAACCCGCATGGCACACGATTCCTGCCACTAGAAGAAGCATTAGAAAACCGCAAAAAGTGGATACTAGCGGGCCCTGCAGCTGTAGGCGACATTATTATTGATGATGGAGCAGCAATGGCTGTCATTAACAAAGGCAGTAGCTTGCTTGCTAAAGGTGTTGTTAAAGTCAGCGGCCAGTTTGCTCGAGGAGATGTCGCTCGAGTGACAAATAAGCAAGGGGACTTGATAGCAAAAGGGCTATCTAGTTACTCCAGTGTGGATTTAGCGAAAATTGTAGGCAAGCATAGTAAAGATATTGCTAACATACTTGGCTACGACTATGGCTCAGAAGTCATTCACCGAGATGATCTCGTAGTGATACAAGACTAG
- the crl gene encoding sigma factor-binding protein Crl codes for MSDVIKHPTHYRLLSALKAMGPYLREPQSSEGYYLFDCLSSCVNDKKSPEEREFWGWWLELEQAEGGFAAKYYIGRYNLAGDWEAQNIPKKAVSEVNRTQEDFHKKLVETLKSKFSLKVNMHKESVEFV; via the coding sequence ATGTCTGATGTCATCAAACACCCGACTCACTATCGCTTGCTATCTGCGCTAAAGGCTATGGGGCCATATTTAAGAGAGCCGCAATCGAGCGAAGGGTACTATCTATTTGATTGCTTATCTTCTTGTGTCAATGATAAGAAATCTCCCGAGGAAAGAGAGTTTTGGGGATGGTGGCTGGAACTTGAGCAAGCTGAAGGTGGCTTTGCTGCAAAATACTATATTGGTCGGTATAACTTAGCTGGTGATTGGGAAGCGCAAAATATACCTAAAAAAGCGGTTTCCGAGGTAAATCGAACCCAAGAAGATTTTCACAAAAAGCTAGTTGAAACTTTGAAAAGCAAATTCAGCCTCAAAGTAAACATGCATAAAGAGTCGGTTGAGTTTGTTTAG
- the gpt gene encoding xanthine phosphoribosyltransferase codes for MSNKFIITWEMMHGYCRKLAEMQMPAEQWKGILAVSRGGLVPAAILARELGIRYVDTVCISSYDHDHQRDMTVLKAPEHDGEGYLVIDDLVDSGDTARKIREMYPKAKFVTVCAKPAGSDLVDEYVVDIEQDTWIEQPWDMAFGFVEPINRKRK; via the coding sequence ATGAGCAATAAATTCATAATCACTTGGGAAATGATGCACGGCTACTGTCGCAAACTTGCTGAAATGCAAATGCCAGCTGAGCAATGGAAAGGTATTCTGGCGGTAAGCCGTGGTGGCCTTGTTCCTGCAGCTATTTTGGCAAGAGAACTGGGTATTCGTTATGTCGATACCGTTTGTATCTCTAGCTATGATCACGATCATCAACGTGATATGACAGTACTTAAAGCACCTGAGCATGATGGTGAAGGTTATCTTGTTATCGACGATCTAGTCGATAGCGGTGATACAGCGAGAAAAATTCGTGAAATGTATCCAAAAGCCAAGTTTGTGACTGTATGTGCTAAGCCTGCTGGTAGTGATTTGGTTGATGAGTATGTTGTAGATATCGAACAAGATACTTGGATTGAACAACCATGGGATATGGCTTTTGGCTTTGTTGAGCCGATTAATCGCAAGCGAAAGTAA
- the nrdR gene encoding transcriptional regulator NrdR, with protein sequence MHCPFCSENDTKVIDSRLVADGHQVRRRRECLACHERFTTFESAELVMPKVIKSNGNREPFDEDKMIGGFHRALEKRPVSADSIELAISMIKSQLRATGEREVDSAMIGNLVMEQLKELDKVAYIRFASVYRSFEDIREFGEEIAKLED encoded by the coding sequence ATGCATTGTCCATTTTGTTCTGAAAATGACACTAAGGTTATTGATTCTCGGCTAGTGGCTGACGGCCACCAAGTTAGAAGGCGGCGTGAGTGCTTAGCTTGCCATGAGCGATTTACAACTTTTGAAAGTGCTGAATTGGTCATGCCGAAGGTGATTAAGTCGAATGGTAATCGTGAGCCATTTGATGAAGACAAGATGATTGGTGGATTTCATCGTGCGTTAGAAAAAAGGCCAGTAAGTGCTGACTCAATTGAACTGGCTATTAGCATGATTAAGTCTCAGTTGAGGGCAACGGGTGAACGCGAAGTCGATAGTGCTATGATAGGTAATTTGGTCATGGAGCAGCTCAAAGAGCTTGATAAAGTGGCTTATATCCGCTTTGCTTCTGTCTATCGAAGCTTCGAAGATATTCGCGAGTTCGGCGAAGAAATTGCAAAATTAGAAGATTAG
- the ribH gene encoding 6,7-dimethyl-8-ribityllumazine synthase, with the protein MKVIEGGFPAPNAKIAIVISRFNSFINESLLSGAIDTLKRHGQVKDDNIVVVRCPGAVELPLVAQRVAKTGKYDAIVSLGTVIRGGTPHFDYVCNECNKGLAQVSMEYSIPVAFGVLTVETIDQAIERAGTKAGNKGAEAALSALEMINVLSEIDS; encoded by the coding sequence ATGAAAGTTATCGAGGGTGGCTTCCCAGCACCAAACGCGAAAATCGCTATTGTTATTTCTCGCTTTAATAGCTTTATTAATGAAAGTCTTCTATCTGGTGCAATCGATACTTTAAAGCGTCATGGACAAGTTAAAGACGACAACATCGTCGTAGTTCGTTGTCCTGGTGCAGTAGAATTACCTCTAGTTGCTCAACGTGTTGCCAAAACAGGCAAATATGACGCGATTGTTTCTTTGGGTACGGTCATTCGTGGTGGTACACCACACTTTGACTATGTATGTAACGAGTGTAATAAAGGTTTAGCTCAAGTGTCGATGGAATACAGCATTCCAGTGGCATTTGGCGTCCTAACTGTTGAAACGATTGATCAAGCTATTGAACGCGCAGGAACCAAGGCTGGAAACAAAGGTGCAGAGGCAGCACTTAGCGCACTTGAGATGATTAACGTTCTGTCTGAAATTGATTCCTAA